Sequence from the uncultured Flavobacterium sp. genome:
GGGGAACTAATATTGGCTTAATAGTTGGCATTCTGGCTCCTATACCTTTTGGAGTTATTATTGGTCCTTTTGTTGGAGCATTTGTTGGAGAGTTAATTTACGATTCAAAAAATCATCGTCGCGCATTAAAAGCTGCAACGGGATCATTGCTTGGTTTTTTAGCTTCAAGTTTTATTAATTTTCTTTTCTGCATCATTTTTCTGGGTATTTTTCTGAGTATAACATGGAAATATCGAACATTATTATTTTAATTGTGTAACGCACATTTAAGCTTTTTCTTATCTTTTTTAATTTTTATTAAAACAATTGAAAATTTCGAAAAAAACTTTTTTGTTTGTTTTGATAACGAAGGGGTTATGTTTACTGGTGATTCAGGATTTTTACCTTTAACAATTGTTAAATTCGCATTTATTATTTTAACTTCTTTTTTGGAAATGTTAAAATATTTTATATTTTTATCCTGATAAACGATAAAAAGCCTCACTTTATCGATTATTTTGAACTAATTTAAATAGTAAAATTTATGACTCCAAACCTACAAATTGAACTTAGACGTTTTATTTCTTCTAATGTTGTCTCAAAATTGAACAAATTTTATTTTGAAAACGATGCACTTTTAATAAAGGGAATTGATGTTTCAATAGGAACAATTTTAATGGGTTTGTATAATAGGGCGGAGGAGTCGGGCTTTTACAAAGAAATTATCTCACTAATAAAAGAAGATTCTACATTTTATCAGGAAGTCGATTTTACCTCCGGAAGAATTTTATCAGTCGACGACTGTTACAGATTAGAGGGAAATGCAATACTAAAAGAAATCTTTACCAACAAAAAAGGCAGAATTTCTGAAATGATTTCTAACGAAGTCGGAATCAAAAGCGAAACGGCAAGAGAAATCCTTAACTTCTCAGCATTATTAGTCGTTTCTTACTTAAAGAACAATATCCAATTACTAGACAGTTTAAAATTATTGCTTGAAGAGCAAAAAAGAGACATTTTAAACAGCATCCATCCCGGAATCAAAATTATCTTAGGTTTCTCTTGTTTTGAAACAGTCGAAGATAAAAACCAATCAATAGGAAGATCAATCTTTACTTTATTCGGACATAACTTTTTCAGTTTCTAAATAAAAAAATCCCATCTTACAAAAGTAAAACAGGATTTATATTTAAGTCAAATTTGAAGCGTTTCTTAAACGTTTTTCAAATTGATAATTTCTTGCTCTGTCAAAAAGCGCCAGTTACCTCTAGGTAAATTCTTTTTGGTTAAACCAGCAAATGATACACGGTCAATACGTAAAACATCGTAGTCAAAGTTTTCGAAAATTGCACGAACAACTTTTACATTCGAGGAACGTAATTTAAGACCTACCTCGCTTTTTGCTTCTTTTTCAATATAGCTTATTTCTTCAACAAACACGCGGTGTCCGTCAATAACCAAACCTTTACTAATTTTTTCTAAATCCTCAAATTTCAAGTTTTTATCTAGTGAAACCTGATAGATTTTAGACGATTTCTGACTTGGTAAAGTAAATTTACGAATCATATCAGTATCGTTAGTAAACAACAATAAACCAGTGGTGTTTTTGTCCATTCTACCAATCGGAGCAATTTTTGCCGTTGTAGAACCACGAACAAGTTCCAGAACATTACGATATTCCTGACCTTCGTCAAGAGCAGTTGTAAAGTTTTTTGGTTTGTTCAACAAGATGTATTCTTTCTTTTCAGGAGTCAAAACAACACCATCAAAGTTTACAACATCGTTTAATTTTACTAAATAACCCATTTCAGTTACCGGAACGCCATTTACTTTTACGTTTCCAGACTGAATGTATATATCGGCATCACGACGTGAACAAACACCAGAATTAGAGATATATTTGTTCAAACGAATTTCGTCTGCAGCTTTTTGTCTTTTTGGAGCCTGATTCTGTTTTTTGATTTTTTCTGCCTTTTCTTCTTCAGCAGCCTTAACAGCAGGTTTCACTTTTTTCGGCCCTTGAGCGCGCTTCGCCATAGGAGGTTTTGGCTTGTTAGAGTTTGGTCTAGAGCTATTTGGCCTAGAACCGCCTCTTTTATTATTGCCTTCCTTATTGTTCATAAATTCTGTAATTTGTGCAAAGATAGTTTATTCTTGCTAAATAATCCTAAGTTCATTGTTCTTAGATTGATAGCTATTATTTTTTGAAGTTATAGAAGCATCATAATTGGCTTTTTTTCAGGCATAAATTCCCGCTTTTTGCTTCAATCTTTTATTTTTTAAAGAAAAAAATAAAAGGATTTCCGCTTCAATCGGGGCTATTTTTCAAACAATTGGCTTCTTTTAAATATTTTGAAAGAAAATGATAGTAGAGAAATACACAAATATTTTACATAAAGAAAGCACAAAGTTAAAAATAAAAAATCGGTACAAATCTGCCTAAATCCGCGTCATCTGCGTGCCATCTTTTATATACTCTAGGTCTGCAAAAGCAAATTTTTCCCATGCCATAAAACACTCGGATTAATCAAAACGATGCAAAAAACTCCCGAAACAATCAAAAATTTAAGCACATTATGAAGCATCAAAAATTGTTCTTTAGAATTTGATTTCCATAAATAAAGCAAGAAAAACAAGAGAACAACAAAACAAACATAAAAGTAAATGTCCATATATCCCACATCATAAATATCAATCAGGACATAAACCGGAATCACCGTTAAAAATGTTAGAACCGTAATAATTTGTTTAGAAACCGTTTCGTTATAAAGTATCGGAATCGTTCTGTAATCATTTGCCAAATCTCCTTTTAGGTTTTCTAAATCCTTAATCATTTCCCGAATTAGTAATAACAAGAATAAAAAAACTGCATGTGCCGAAATCACGGCAAAATGACTCATATGATCTTCAATTTCTTCAAACGAAATCTTATTATAGAAATATAAAAGAATTGCAAAAAAAGGCAAAACTGCCATAAAAGCTGCGGTTAGATTACCAACTATTGGATACTTTTTTATTTTGTGTGAGTAAAACCAAATCAGAAAAATATATCCTGAAAAGAACAAAAAAGCACGCCATGAAACAATCAAAGCCATTAATGCGGCAATAAAATTAAGCGTAAAATAAACGGATAATTTCGTTTTCTGACTTACCAATCTGTCCAGCATTGATTTATTCGGACGATTAATTAAATCTTTCTGACTGTCGTAAAAATTATTAATAATATATCCGGAAGCAATCGTAATTGCCGAAGCAAAAACAATCAGAAATAAGTTGAAATCAA
This genomic interval carries:
- a CDS encoding DUF456 domain-containing protein, which gives rise to MIVGIFGSFLPVLPGLSCCWVGLLLLYLTKAVENNYWILGITLLITIIITVLDYVIPAKGTKKFGGSSYGIWGTNIGLIVGILAPIPFGVIIGPFVGAFVGELIYDSKNHRRALKAATGSLLGFLASSFINFLFCIIFLGIFLSITWKYRTLLF
- a CDS encoding pseudouridine synthase, with the protein product MNNKEGNNKRGGSRPNSSRPNSNKPKPPMAKRAQGPKKVKPAVKAAEEEKAEKIKKQNQAPKRQKAADEIRLNKYISNSGVCSRRDADIYIQSGNVKVNGVPVTEMGYLVKLNDVVNFDGVVLTPEKKEYILLNKPKNFTTALDEGQEYRNVLELVRGSTTAKIAPIGRMDKNTTGLLLFTNDTDMIRKFTLPSQKSSKIYQVSLDKNLKFEDLEKISKGLVIDGHRVFVEEISYIEKEAKSEVGLKLRSSNVKVVRAIFENFDYDVLRIDRVSFAGLTKKNLPRGNWRFLTEQEIINLKNV
- a CDS encoding DUF937 domain-containing protein, which codes for MTPNLQIELRRFISSNVVSKLNKFYFENDALLIKGIDVSIGTILMGLYNRAEESGFYKEIISLIKEDSTFYQEVDFTSGRILSVDDCYRLEGNAILKEIFTNKKGRISEMISNEVGIKSETAREILNFSALLVVSYLKNNIQLLDSLKLLLEEQKRDILNSIHPGIKIILGFSCFETVEDKNQSIGRSIFTLFGHNFFSF
- a CDS encoding geranylgeranylglycerol-phosphate geranylgeranyltransferase gives rise to the protein MLSRQHKLLMMKIVSLFSVVRGYNIPIIVLAQYLSAIFILAPEKRALDILLDFNLFLIVFASAITIASGYIINNFYDSQKDLINRPNKSMLDRLVSQKTKLSVYFTLNFIAALMALIVSWRAFLFFSGYIFLIWFYSHKIKKYPIVGNLTAAFMAVLPFFAILLYFYNKISFEEIEDHMSHFAVISAHAVFLFLLLLIREMIKDLENLKGDLANDYRTIPILYNETVSKQIITVLTFLTVIPVYVLIDIYDVGYMDIYFYVCFVVLLFFLLYLWKSNSKEQFLMLHNVLKFLIVSGVFCIVLINPSVLWHGKNLLLQT